A part of Saccharomyces cerevisiae S288C chromosome XIV, complete sequence genomic DNA contains:
- the ARK1 gene encoding serine/threonine protein kinase ARK1 (Ser/Thr protein kinase; phosphorylates Pan1p-Sla1p-End3p protein complex subunits, Pan1p and Sla1p; involved in regulation of the cortical actin cytoskeleton and endocytosis; functional overlap with PRK1), producing MNQPQIGTYNVGTQLTVGSHQVEIIKYLTSGGFAQVYSALINPPDPHSNSSVACLKRVIVPDKPSLNTLRAEVDAMRLLKNNRYVVSYIDSHAAKAMLHNGSYEVFVLMEYCERGGLIDFMNTRLQNRLHEFEILQIMSQVTQGVAAMHALQPPLIHRDIKIENVLISANNEYKLCDFGSVCGIIRPPRNSQELSYVQQDILKNTTAQYRSPEMIDTFRGLPIDEKSDIWALGIFLYKLCYYTTPFEKGGDLAILSGKFEFPLYPNYSEQLKGLIRDILVQDPRHRPNVYQLLKRISIMQNVPCPINDIQVVQAPSSHLNLTELHQLSATQNILSLNSPTTMENTMPNATFQISMADNTTTAQMHPNRKPSQIAYDASFSNSAKGSQPLFDKSQNMYHALDPPLVEPLASSVSNNDNELKANSATKLKQAIVSEAHTFRQNNSIDFPLQNIIPQYEDSSSSSDESYSGDVDELKKTRSLGSYSTRGNIKKNQSVKESLTSSSLPGTSFTPTSTKVNLKHENSPFKSTFVNTIDNSKDDLNKPSYEDLDVSKQNLKNSIQQRMIDKLNSSEESFNARKMSKVKLHEKGEIDKPTMLKSSGPISKDKKTKPTPPPKPSHLKPKPPPKPLLLAGRKLSLDK from the coding sequence ATGAATCAACCTCAAATTGGCACTTACAATGTAGGTACACAGTTAACAGTTGGGTCACATCAGGTTGAGATCATTAAATATCTAACAAGCGGTGGGTTCGCTCAAGTATATTCCGCGTTAATCAACCCACCTGACCCACATTCTAATTCAAGCGTTGCATGCTTAAAAAGAGTCATTGTTCCAGACAAACCTAGTCTAAACACTTTAAGAGCTGAAGTAGATGCTATGAGGTTGCTGAAAAACAATAGGTATGTTGTATCTTACATTGATTCTCATGCAGCTAAGGCAATGTTACATAATGGTTCGTATGAAGTATTCGTCTTAATGGAATATTGTGAAAGAGGTGGTCTCATTGATTTTATGAACACAAGGCTACAAAACAGGCTTCatgaatttgaaattttgcaAATAATGAGCCAAGTTACTCAAGGAGTTGCCGCTATGCATGCTTTGCAACCTCCGTTAATTCACCGTGATATAAAGATAGAAAATGTTCTTATCTCAGCCAATAATGAGTACAAGCTTTGTGACTTTGGTTCTGTATGCGGTATTATAAGGCCTCCTAGGAATTCACAAGAGCTATCATATGTTCAGCAAgacattttgaaaaacacAACTGCACAGTACCGGTCGCCAGAGATGATTGATACATTTCGCGGTCTGCCGATAGATGAAAAGTCGGATATATGGGCGCTGGgtatttttctatataaGCTTTGCTATTACACAACACCGTTTGAAAAGGGCGGTGATCTTGCCATATTAAGCGGAAAGTTTGAATTTCCATTGTATCCGAACTACAGTGAACAGTTGAAAGGCTTAATACGTGATATATTGGTTCAAGATCCGCGCCATAGGCCTAACGTTTATCAACTACTGAAGAGGATATCAATTATGCAAAATGTTCCGTGTCCAATAAATGACATACAAGTGGTTCAGGCGCCCAGTAGCCATTTGAATTTGACCGAACTTCATCAGCTTTCGGCAACACAAAATATTCTAAGCTTGAACTCTCCCACAACCATGGAAAATACGATGCCGAACGCTACATTTCAAATCAGCATGGCTGATAATACTACAACAGCACAAATGCATCCTAATAGAAAACCATCACAAATAGCATATGACGCTAGCTTCAGTAATTCCGCCAAAGGTTCTCAACCACTTTTTGACAAATCACAGAATATGTACCACGCATTGGATCCTCCACTTGTTGAACCGCTAGCGAGTAGTGTTTCAAATAATGACAACGAACTCAAGGCAAATTCCGCAACCAAGTTAAAGCAGGCAATTGTCTCTGAAGCACATACTTTTAGGCAGAATAATTCAATAGACTTTCCACTACAAAACATAATACCCCAGTACGAagattcttcttcctcttcagaTGAATCTTATTCTGGAGACGTAGATgaattaaagaaaactcGATCTCTAGGTTCTTATTCCACACGCGGtaacataaaaaaaaaccaatcCGTAAAGGAATCTCTTACTTCATCAAGCCTACCAGGCACTAGCTTCACCCCAACGTCTACAAAGGTAAATTTGAAACACGAAAATTCACCTTTTAAGTCGACATTCGTTAATACGATTGATAATTCCAAAGACGATCTTAACAAACCATCTTATGAAGATTTGGACGTATCTAAgcagaatttgaagaactcCATTCAACAGCGTATGATCGATAAACTCAACTCTTCTGAGGAGTCATTCAACGCTAGGAAAATGTCCAAGGTCAAGCTGCATGAGAAAGGGGAGATAGATAAGCCAACAATGCTGAAATCAAGTGGCCCGATttcaaaagacaaaaaaacaaaacctACCCCACCACCTAAGCCTTCACATTTAAAGCCTAAACCTCCTCCAAAACCACTGCTCCTCGCGGGACGAAAGTTATCCTTGGATAAGTGA
- a CDS encoding uncharacterized protein (Protein required for sporulation; induced during meiosis and sporulation; gene is a member of Centroid, a centromere-linked gene family; YNL018C has a paralog, YNL034W, that arose from a segmental duplication), translated as MSTSFQEFKAFCNKVGLDFQWLNLQSSKSVPENGSSEGFSAVSDTVQENIRPATEPLNVNQSKDPVSNFFYDVKNAPLWNVYKRNHSGHSSAEACSGVSSRQAPKNIPEAMVKETVLSNHDNVTIINELLPTSSAMHQEESTAMTTSYLLSHSVNDTCNVMFSSSSHNRAMLPSSLVQRNNATTSPTTDSASENNESVPSLTSSVSTSSSVYSSWNPPHSPHISSFPDGNFASLNAEVTCFDFRRTKDSRTKETNESIIPTEIYCPTNSTDHHKHYPSRKSKQDACAPAPCNQNISCSVVSTAEFSQSNHTLTTVVPSYMQQYLDRPQNWFESKMGKYCPLFLRSTKNIDYDSLEFKFERKMIAVQYLLLDEQSEPRRYYNPSNKSIPFWKRPFNFDTMPSYDQLMEEAECRFYSYQYKYEGFQRIEPYSISCPWKNTQREIDLVLDHIHFSLDVGEKKSLNRKGNITLDTLDSKVDPNIQIKPYQIFPSNNLVYEGLPHPAEQSLILSPDTSLIERAFQALIDICKESIPSSNDCSTRNNNSAPQLTVPEPSKPCRLLLVRESRTATELKTNKKLWLHSQRRNIEVTVPMHPSERGTKSWLRKWLSTFVHQ; from the coding sequence ATGTCTACATCTTTCCAGGAGTTCAAGGCCTTCTGCAACAAGGTTGGGCTAGACTTTCAATGGCTTAATTTGCAATCCTCCAAGTCTGTTCCCGAAAACGGTTCCTCTGAAGGTTTCTCAGCCGTCAGTGATACCGTACAAGAAAACATCAGACCAGCTACGGAACCACTTAACGTCAACCAGTCCAAAGATCCTGTCAGcaactttttttatgatGTCAAGAATGCTCCACTCTGGAACGTGTATAAGAGGAATCATTCCGGTCATTCTTCTGCTGAGGCTTGTTCTGGAGTAAGTTCAAGGCAGGCGCCAAAAAACATACCCGAGGCAATGGTAAAAGAGACAGTCCTTTCTAATCACGACAATGTCACCATAATAAACGAATTACTGCCAACTTCTTCTGCCATGCATCAGGAAGAAAGCACCGCTATGACAACCTCCTACCTCTTATCCCACTCCGTAAACGATACTTGCAACGTgatgttttcttcctcctccCACAACCGTGCTATGCTCCCATCTTCTCTTGTGCAAAGAAATAACGCTACCACATCTCCCACAACAGACTCTGCATCAGAAAACAACGAATCGGTACCCTCACTAACCTCATCTGTTAGCACATCCTCATCAGTTTATTCGTCATGGAATCCTCCTCATTCTCCACACATATCGTCATTTCCAGACGGCAATTTCGCATCGCTTAACGCAGAAGTGACTTGCTTTGATTTCCGCCGCACCAAGGACTCCAGAACAAAAGAGACGAATGAATCTATCATTCCAACTGAAATTTACTGCCCAACAAATTCCACTGATCACCACAAACATTATCCAAGCCGAAAATCTAAACAAGATGCCTGCGCTCCTGCTCCCTGCAATCAAAATATAAGCTGCAGCGTCGTGTCCACAGCGGAATTTTCCCAGTCTAACCACACGTTGACTACTGTAGTTCCTTCATACATGCAACAGTACCTTGACAGGCCACAGAACTGGTTTGAAAGCAAAATGGGAAAATACTGTCCACTCTTTCTGAGAAGTACAAAGAACATTGACTACGATTCCCTCGAATTTAAATTTGAGCGCAAGATGATAGCTGTTCAATACCTGCTTTTAGACGAACAATCTGAGCCCAGAAGGTACTACAACCCTTCAAATAAAAGTATTCCATTCTGGAAGAGACCCTTCAACTTCGATACAATGCCCAGCTACGACCAACTTATGGAGGAAGCAGAGTGCCGTTTTTATTCATACCAATACAAATACGAAGGTTTCCAGAGGATTGAGCCCTACTCCATTTCTTGTCCCTGGAAAAACACACAAAGAGAAATAGATCTGGTTCTTGATCAcattcatttttctctcGATGTCGGCGAGAAGAAGTCTTTAAACCGAAAAGGAAACATCACTCTCGATACTTTAGACAGTAAGGTCGATCCTAACATTCAGATCAAGCCGTATCAGATTTTTCCGTCCAACAACCTAGTATACGAAGGCTTACCGCATCCCGCCGAACAATCCTTAATTTTGAGTCCTGACACCTCCCTCATTGAGAGGGCGTTTCAGGCACTGATAGACATATGCAAGGAATCCATTCCATCTTCTAATGACTGTAGTACCCGCAATAATAATAGCGCTCCTCAGCTTACCGTGCCAGAACCATCTAAACCATGCCGGCTGCTACTTGTTCGTGAGTCTCGCACAGCAACTGAACTAAAAACTAATAAAAAGCTCTGGCTCCACTCACAAAGAAGGAATATCGAAGTGACCGTACCAATGCATCCTTCTGAGCGTGGGACAAAAAGCTGGTTACGAAAATGGCTCTCAACTTTTGTACATCAGTGA
- a CDS encoding uncharacterized protein (hypothetical protein; expression induced during heat stress; YNL019C has a paralog, YNL033W, that arose from a segmental duplication): MLYSRESRTTVLFLALVTSLTVLCHSVDVTTVFTTSTITEITTVTAAPQPQNKAETALNTATNIIQTMQFLFNCAPFKWKGPLKITSCALNFIVLLLTAWGYLLKYLQENKLNSDADMEKMVGLGFGEMVGRIFGKGVGKAFTKMDITQKLVYPFEGSNRQKCLLMTVGENSIVPFHDLSTEICFDQYTLDSLSHHNHGSISILDAGSVSALGFADISSKMPSVSELYTLFGDYTIEVLGGITKLASTLNREDWQGERNGFAVLSRDRPNQTLLSVHMYSSSLL; this comes from the coding sequence ATGCTTTACTCCAGAGAATCAAGGACAACCGTCCTTTTCCTTGCGTTGGTTACCTCCCTAACCGTACTTTGTCACTCGGTCGATGTAACAACTGTATTTACTACGTCAACAATCACCGAAATCACAACTGTGACTGCCGCACCGCAACCACAAAACAAAGCGGAAACCGCTTTGAATACTGCTACTAACATAATTCAAACCATgcagtttcttttcaactgCGCACCATTTAAGTGGAAGGGTCCTTTGAAAATAACTTCTTGTGCGCTGAACTTTATTGTCCTACTACTCACCGCTTGGGGCTATCTTCTGAAGTATCTGCAGGAAAATAAGCTGAATAGCGATGCTGATATGGAAAAAATGGTAGGACTGGGATTTGGGGAAATGGTCGGCAGAATCTTCGGAAAGGGTGTCGGGAAAGCTTTTACTAAAATGGATATCACTCAGAAACTAGTGTACCCGTTCGAAGGAAGCAACCGGCAGAAATGTCTACTCATGACCGTCGGAGAAAACTCGATAGTGCCATTCCACGATTTGTCTACAGAGATATGCTTTGACCAGTACACTCTGGACTCGCTATCCCACCACAACCATGGGAGTATTTCGATTTTAGATGCTGGATCAGTGAGCGCCTTGGGGTTCGCGGATATTTCATCGAAAATGCCCTCTGTAAGCGAACTATACACACTTTTTGGAGATTATACGATAGAAGTACTGGGCGGCATCACTAAACTGGCTTCAACTCTTAACAGAGAGGACTGGCAGGGGGAAAGAAACGGGTTCGCGGTTTTATCGAGAGACCGGCCTAACCAGACGTTACTAAGCGTCCATATGTACTCTTCAAGCTTGCTATAG
- the HDA1 gene encoding histone deacetylase HDA1 (Catalytic subunit of class II HDA1 histone deacetylase complex; role in azole resistance via Hsp90p, and in heat shock response; Hda1p interacts with Hda2p-Hda3p subcomplex to form an active tetramer; deletion increases histone H2B, H3 and H4 acetylation; the HDA1 histone deacetylase complex regulates aging through trehalose metabolism): MDSVMVKKEVLENPDHDLKRKLEENKEEENSLSTTSKSKRQVIVPVCMPKIHYSPLKTGLCYDVRMRYHAKIFTSYFEYIDPHPEDPRRIYRIYKILAENGLINDPTLSGVDDLGDLMLKIPVRAATSEEILEVHTKEHLEFIESTEKMSREELLKETEKGDSVYFNNDSYASARLPCGGAIEACKAVVEGRVKNSLAVVRPPGHHAEPQAAGGFCLFSNVAVAAKNILKNYPESVRRIMILDWDIHHGNGTQKSFYQDDQVLYVSLHRFEMGKYYPGTIQGQYDQTGEGKGEGFNCNITWPVGGVGDAEYMWAFEQVVMPMGREFKPDLVIISSGFDAADGDTIGQCHVTPSCYGHMTHMLKSLARGNLCVVLEGGYNLDAIARSALSVAKVLIGEPPDELPDPLSDPKPEVIEMIDKVIRLQSKYWNCFRRRHANSGCNFNEPINDSIISKNFPLQKAIRQQQQHYLSDEFNFVTLPLVSMDLPDNTVLCTPNISESNTIIIVVHDTSDIWAKRNVISGTIDLSSSVIIDNSLDFIKWGLDRKYGIIDVNIPLTLFEPDNYSGMITSQEVLIYLWDNYIKYFPSVAKIAFIGIGDSYSGIVHLLGHRDTRAVTKTVINFLGDKQLKPLVPLVDETLSEWYFKNSLIFSNNSHQCWKENESRKPRKKFGRVLRCDTDGLNNIIEERFEEATDFILDSFEEWSDEE; the protein is encoded by the coding sequence ATGGATTCTGTAATGGTTAAGAAAGAAGTACTGGAAAATCCAGACCATgatttaaaaagaaagctaGAAGagaacaaagaagaagagaatagCCTCTCTACTACTTCTAAAAGTAAAAGGCAGGTTATTGTTCCCGTTTGCATGCCAAAAATCCATTATTCACCGCTGAAAACTGGTCTTTGCTATGACGTTAGAATGAGGTATCATGCAAAGATTTTCACATCGTACTTCGAGTACATTGATCCACATCCAGAGGACCCAAGAAGAATATATCGTATTTATAAAATACTAGCAGAGAATGGTCTGATTAACGACCCCACTTTAAGCGGCGTGGATGACCTTGGTGATTTAATGCTGAAGATACCTGTAAGAGCCGCAACCTCCGAAGAAATCTTGGAAGTTCATACAAAGGAACATTTAGAGTTTATTGAAAGCACAGAAAAAATGAGCCGAGAAGAGTTATTAAAAGAGACTGAAAAAGGTGATTCCGTATATTTCAATAATGATTCTTACGCGAGTGCTAGGCTGCCTTGTGGTGGCGCCATTGAAGCATGCAAGGCGGTTGTCGAGGGGCGTGTAAAAAACTCTCTAGCTGTCGTAAGACCACCTGGCCATCATGCAGAGCCTCAAGCTGCGGGTGGTTTTTGTCTCTTCAGTAatgttgctgttgctgccAAGAATATCTTAAAGAACTACCCAGAAAGTGTAAGAAGGATAATGATTTTAGATTGGGATATTCATCATGGTAATGGCACACAAAAGTCATTCTATCAAGACGATCAGGTGCTATATGTGTCATTACACAGATTTGAAATGGGTAAATACTATCCTGGGACCATCCAAGGACAATATGATCAAACTGGTGAGGGTAAGGGTGAAGGATTCAATTGTAATATTACTTGGCCGGTCGGCGGTGTTGGTGATGCAGAATATATGTGGGCATTTGAACAGGTAGTTATGCCTATGGGGAGAGAATTCAAGCCTGACTTGGTGATTATTTCTTCAGGGTTTGATGCCGCGGATGGTGATACTATCGGACAATGTCATGTCACCCCAAGTTGTTATGGACACATGACACATATGTTAAAATCTCTAGCTAGAGGTAATCTTTGTGTAGTTTTGGAAGGTGGATATAACTTGGATGCGATTGCAAGAAGCGCTTTGAGTGTAGCAAAAGTACTAATAGGGGAGCCTCCTGATGAACTACCTGATCCATTAAGTGATCCCAAGCCTGAGGTCATAGAAATGATAGACAAAGTAATTCGGTTACAGTCCAAGTATTGGAACTGTTTTAGAAGGAGACATGCTAACTCCGGTTGTAATTTTAACGAACCTATTAACGACTCGATAATatctaaaaattttcctCTGCAGAAGGCTATTCGtcaacaacagcaacacTATTTAAGCGACGAATTTAATTTCGTTACTTTACCGTTAGTAAGCATGGATTTACCAGATAATACAGTGCTATGTACTCCAAACATTTCCGAATCTAACACTATAATTATAGTCGTTCATGATACTTCTGATATCTGGGCAAAGAGAAATGTTATTTCAGGTACAATTGACTTATCCTCATCAGTTATCATTGATAATTCTCTAGACTTTATCAAATGGGGACTTGACAGGAAATACGGCATCATTGATGTAAATATACCTCTAACTCTGTTTGAACCTGACAATTACTCAGGAATGATTACATCCCAAGAAGTTCTAATATATTTATGGGATAACTACATCAAGTATTTTCCTTCTGTTGCCAAAATTGCTTTTATTGGAATAGGAGACTCATACTCAGGTATCGTACATCTGCTTGGTCACAGGGATACTAGGGCTGTTACTAAAACGGTAATTAATTTCTTGGGAGACAAGCAGTTAAAGCCACTAGTTCCTCTAGTAGATGAAACATTGAGTGAATGGTACTTCAAAAACTCACTtatattttcaaacaaTAGCCACCAATGctggaaagaaaatgaaagcagaaaaccaagaaaaaaattcggTAGAGTTTTGAGATGTGATACGGACGGGTTAAACAATAtaattgaagaaagatttgAAGAGGCTACAGACTTTATACTGGATTCGTTTGAAGAATGGAGTGATGAAGAATGA